A stretch of the Ptychodera flava strain L36383 chromosome 18, AS_Pfla_20210202, whole genome shotgun sequence genome encodes the following:
- the LOC139116874 gene encoding uncharacterized protein produces MAIDDNTSQLDSVRKKTVKQLKEILKSKGLKVGGNKNDLIESVLTIVNGERSANASGGGVNDSDASCRASVSPTPPADFTNDQQWSVDGLLSSTKGKNWSNDLRLIPEVTFVQLYHYLVVVSEKYSTHALGKVGYKQLKAFKFFAEGHINKILVLHEEHSTVVQARVHASMRRKTYRSVVRLNDEGSIQQAACDCPAGKGIDGLGKCNHTTALLFALEDFSQKGLKQQAEPVPCTSELCRWTKPRSLQAISKPVQSLTIRKYQYGQDYTKKTSIYLYDPRAQKQRSFRQESVHTLCDTFKEAGISSSLFLFHDISAMPDRLGVPSSIITEEPGYEIPCYDDDVQIIENSPEVCSLPFKDDYNIDSHALHEIVDYVAARNARTCTSEYIQEIEKQTRGQADNSSCQEIRRTKMTASNFGKFMKRRADQDKLLNSIMYKPAVTTFALEYGGTNEENAVNSYLALKKEQGNSNIKVLEVGLMLSLDNPDYGASHDRVVADPTEADLFEAKGGLKVKCPSSLQGMTAGNAAQQKRSCLEISKGIVKLKEPHDYYIQIQAQMYVSGLPWVDFVVCLARIVTCLFSESNLTEKHCTVKFFLLLTTSIAGHSFQKIKQVASRWSKTLSSWGWKPFVRK; encoded by the exons ATGGCAATCGATGACAACACATCGCAATTGGACTCAGTTCGTAAGAAGACTGTGAAGCAACTCAAAGAAATTTTAAAGTCTAAAGGTCTCAAGGTTGGTGGCAATAAGAATGACCTGATTGAGAGTGTGCTGACCATAGTTAACGGCGAGAGATCGGCGAATGCGTCGGGCGGTGGAGTCAATGACAGCGATGCATCATGTCGTGCGAGCGTATCTCCGACACCGCCAGCTGACTTCACGAATGACCAACAGTGGTCAGTCGATGGTTTACTATCATCAACGAAGGGAAAAAATTGGTCGAACGATCTCCGATTAATTCCAGAAGTTACATTTGTGCAGTTGTATCACTACCTTGTCGTCGTATCGGAGAAGTACTCAACGCATGCTTTGGGCAAAGTCGGGTACAAACAACTCAAGGCGTTCAAGTTTTTTGCGGAGGGCCACATCAACAAGATCTTAGTTCTTCATGAAGAACATTCAACAGTTGTACAAGCTAGAGTACATGCAAGCATGAGAAGAAAAACCTACCGATCTGTTGTGAGACTGAATGACGAGGGCTCGATACAACAAGCTGCTTGCGACTGTCCCGCTGG aAAAGGTATCGATGGATTGGGAAAATGCAACCACACAACAGCCTTACTATTCGCACTTGAAGATTTTAGCCAGAAGGGTTTAAAGCAACAGGCAGAACCAGTCCCCTGCACCAGTGAACTGTGCCGATGGACGAAACCGAGGAGCCTACAAGCTATCAGTAAACCAGTACAATCACTTACAATCCGCAAGTATCAATATGGTCAAGATTACACCAAGAAGACATCAATTTATCTGTACGATCCCAGAGCTCAAAAACAAAGAAGTTTCCGTCAAGAAAGTGTTCATACACTATGTGACACTTTCAAAGAAGCCggtatttcatcatcactttTCTTGTTCCATGATATTTCAGCAATGCCAGATCGTCTCGGTGTTCCTTCATCAATTATTACAGAAGAGCCAGGTTATGAGATTCCATGCTATGATGACGACGTCCAAATTATCGAAAATAGTCCTGAAGTTTGTAGTTTGCCATTCAAGGATGACTACAATATAGATTCACATGCATTGCATGAAATTGTTGATTACGTTGCTGCCAGAAATGCCAGAACTTGCACAAGTGAGTACATTCAGGAGATTGAGAAACAAACACGAGGACAGGCGGACAATAGTTCATGTCAGGAAATACGGAGGACAAAAatgactgcatcaaattttggcaaattcaTGAAACGACGAGCTGACCAAGATAAACTGTTGAACTCAATCATGTACAAACCTGCGGTCACAACATTTGCTCTTGAATATGGAGGAACAAATGAGGAGAATGCTGTTAATTCATACCTGGCTCTAAAGAAAGAACAGGGAAATAGCAACATAAAGGTACTAGAAGTAGGACTAATGCTAAGTTTAGACAACCCTGATTATGGAGCTAGTCATGACAGGGTAGTGGCTGATCCTACTGAAGCAGATCTCTTTGAGGCCAAGGGTGGGTTAAAAGTTAAATGTCCTTCATCACTTCAGGGCATGACTGCTGGAAATGCTGCTCAACAAAAGAGATCTTGTTTAGAAATAAGTAAAGGTATAGTCAAACTGAAAGAGCCTCATGACTATTACATTCAAATTCAAGCCCAAATGTATGTGTCAGGATTGCCCTGGGTAGATTTTGTAGTATGTTTGGCAAGGattgtgacctgtttgttcaGCGAATCAAATTTAACAGAGAAGCATTGTACAGTAAAATTTTTCCTGCTGTTAACCACTTCTATCGCAGGGCATTCCTTCCAGAAAATCAAACAGGTCGCGTCAAGGTGGAGTAAAACTCTATCATCATGGGGATGGAAACCTTTTGTCAGGAAATGA